One genomic region from Labilithrix sp. encodes:
- a CDS encoding response regulator, protein MSIAELHGDELRGLRILVVDDEPETLELVAHALRAAGAEVDEASGAESALDVLARSDPHVVVSDLQMPGLDGFDLMRRLGERARPVTAVALSASSSLDDARRALEAGFAVHVAKPIAVVDLVATIRAAAPPPSLRRE, encoded by the coding sequence GTGTCGATCGCAGAGCTTCACGGCGACGAGCTGCGCGGGTTGCGCATCCTCGTCGTCGACGACGAACCGGAGACGCTGGAGCTCGTCGCGCACGCGCTCCGTGCGGCGGGGGCGGAGGTGGACGAAGCGAGCGGCGCGGAGAGCGCGCTCGACGTGCTCGCGCGGAGCGACCCTCACGTCGTGGTGAGCGATCTCCAGATGCCGGGCCTCGACGGCTTCGATTTGATGCGTCGTCTCGGCGAGCGCGCGCGCCCGGTCACCGCGGTCGCCCTCTCCGCGAGCTCCTCGCTCGACGACGCGCGGCGCGCGCTCGAAGCGGGCTTCGCGGTCCACGTCGCGAAGCCGATCGCGGTCGTCGATCTGGTCGCGACGATCCGCGCCGCGGCGCCTCCCCCGTCGCTTCGGCGCGAGTGA
- a CDS encoding glycosyltransferase, with amino-acid sequence MHILWLKTELLHPVDKGGRIRTYQTLRALARSHQVTYLALDDGGAAPNARELAKEYAHDVITVPFSPPERGTLAFYADLAKNAVSRLPYAVGKYRSPRFEDEIRRLAPKVDVVLCDFLAPAVNVPKDLGKTPAVLFQHNVEAEIWRRHAEVAKHPVKRAYMQSQFRRMLRFEREACRRFDHVIAVSEQDAELMRRQYQVTRVTAQPTGVDIDFFRPQPETTRNTHELVFLGSMDWLPNEDGVAWFVEEVFPLVRKKEPKAKLTIVGRKPSPRVKNLAVQHAGVEVTGTVDDVRPYLARAAALVVPLRIGGGTRLKIYEAMAMGIPVVSTTVGAEGLPLEHEEHFLRADEPATIASACHQVFADPSAAGAMGERAAEYVRSRFGWDGVAAQFAEVCRQAAFA; translated from the coding sequence ATGCACATCCTCTGGCTGAAGACGGAGCTGCTCCATCCCGTGGACAAGGGCGGCCGCATCCGCACGTACCAGACGCTGCGCGCGCTCGCGCGGTCGCATCAGGTCACGTACCTCGCGCTCGACGACGGCGGCGCGGCGCCGAACGCGCGCGAGCTCGCGAAGGAGTACGCGCACGACGTCATCACGGTGCCGTTCTCGCCGCCCGAACGCGGCACCCTCGCCTTCTACGCCGACCTCGCGAAGAACGCGGTCTCGCGCCTCCCCTACGCCGTCGGCAAGTACCGCTCGCCGCGCTTCGAAGACGAGATCCGGCGGCTCGCGCCGAAGGTCGACGTGGTGCTCTGCGACTTCCTCGCGCCCGCCGTCAACGTGCCGAAGGACCTCGGCAAGACGCCCGCGGTGCTGTTCCAGCACAACGTCGAGGCCGAGATCTGGCGGCGCCACGCCGAGGTCGCGAAGCACCCCGTGAAGCGCGCGTACATGCAGAGCCAGTTCCGCCGCATGCTGCGCTTCGAGCGCGAGGCGTGCCGGCGGTTCGATCACGTCATCGCCGTCTCCGAGCAGGACGCGGAGCTGATGCGCCGGCAGTACCAGGTCACGCGCGTGACGGCGCAGCCCACCGGCGTCGACATCGACTTCTTCCGCCCCCAACCCGAGACCACGCGGAACACCCACGAGCTCGTGTTCCTCGGAAGCATGGATTGGCTCCCCAACGAGGACGGCGTAGCGTGGTTCGTCGAGGAGGTCTTCCCGCTCGTGCGGAAGAAGGAGCCGAAGGCGAAGCTCACCATCGTCGGCCGCAAACCGAGCCCGCGGGTGAAGAACCTCGCCGTGCAACACGCCGGCGTCGAGGTCACCGGCACGGTGGACGACGTGCGCCCCTACCTCGCGCGCGCGGCCGCGCTCGTCGTGCCGCTCCGCATCGGCGGCGGCACGCGGCTCAAGATCTACGAGGCGATGGCGATGGGGATCCCCGTCGTCTCGACCACCGTCGGCGCCGAGGGCCTGCCGCTCGAGCACGAGGAGCACTTCCTCCGCGCCGACGAGCCCGCCACCATCGCGTCCGCGTGCCATCAGGTGTTCGCCGATCCCTCCGCCGCGGGGGCGATGGGCGAGCGCGCGGCGGAGTACGTCCGTTCGCGCTTCGGCTGGGACGGCGTCGCCGCGCAGTTCGCAGAGGTTTGTCGCCAGGCCGCGTTTGCGTAA